In Saprospiraceae bacterium, the sequence TTTTAGCACCAAATTATATGCCTTTCCTTTTATCAAGATGGTGTTGATCACGCAACTAACCATTAATTTTATCCTCATTTGCAGTTTGTTGTACTCGACACTGCCTGCCAATTTTTTCAAGAGTTACAGGATAAAATGTTTACAAGACAAGGCCTATACCTTCTCACTTTATCGTTGGATGGATACCTTGAGTCTTCCAGCTGAGTCAGTAGTAGTACCCAGCTTGAGAGCTCACTTATTTATCAATCAAAATTATGTGCCTTATGAAACCAGGTACTTTGATTCATCGCCTATTTTGAGCGGTAAATCAACTTATTATTTATTTGATACATTATCGAGTACTGCCGGCATCCTGATTGATAGCACATCTTATAAACTGGCCACCAGGAATATTTTTAATCAAAGGACCTCGAAGGCATTTCTGTATAAAGTAGCGGACTGATGAACTGAATATTCAATCTGAATAAATCATTACAATTGTCTAACTATCAAACATATATACTAATAATCTGTGAATGTAAAAACATTTTTTTTGCTGAAATGTTGTATAATAGGTTGATAACCAATAGTATCGGAGGAAAGAATATGGCACAGTAACCAGTCTCGATAGTTCTTGGGCCGCGGCAAGTTTGAAAGTCTACATTAGTCCCGTGTTCATAATTGAAAATTCAATAATTCATATATACTTTGTACATACCAGGACTAACGAAGTGCGGTTGACCTCCCCTTCAGGCCTGCTTGCCGTCGGCATGGGGTCTGGGGGTGAGCGGAAGCATGACAATAATAACCATTGGTAATGAAACGAAGTGCGGTTGAACTCCCCTTCAGGGGGTTGGGGGTGTGCGGAAGCAAGACAACAATAAATAAATAAATAACCAATGGCATTACCCGAAGTGCGGTTGACCTCCCCTTCAGGCCTGCCTGCCGTCGGCACGGGGCTGGGGGTGTGCGGAAGCAAGTCGATAATATATAGATGACCCTTGGGAATGAAAAGTTGGACATTACCCGAAGTGCGATTGACCTACCCTTCAGGCCTGCCTGCCGTCGGCACGGGGCTGGGGGTGTGCGGAAGCAAGACAATAATAGATAATTCGTGTTCCTAATTGAAAATTCAATAATTCATATAAACTTTGTACATACTAAGAATAACGAAGTACGGTTGACCTCCCATTCAGGCCTGCCTGCCGTCGGCAGGGGTGGGGGTGTGCGGAAACAAGACAATAATGATAACCAATGGCATTACCCGAAGTGCGGTTGACCTCCACTGTAGGCAGGAGGGTGCGGAAGCAAGGCCATCTTACTTAATTAAAAAGTAGGTAATTTTAAGATTTATAATATTTAACTAAGATTAAAAGTCAAAGCCATCACTATGGAAGATTCAAAAAAATTACTGGCCAATGCAAAAATATGGTTAAAGGAGAACCAAAATTTGCTGCGAAAATATAAGGGCCAATGGATTGCTTACAATGGCGATGTGGGTATCATTGCACATAACAGAAATGCTGCAGAAGTGATGGAAGTAGCCAACAATACAGGAGCATGGCATATTATTAAATACTTAAACCCGTATACCTATGGTGGTTTAAGGCGATTAGTTCCTATTCATTTCAGGCCACTGCACAAAGATGTCTGGGAGCCAAATATCGTTGTATCCATTCGCTTTAAAAATAATCAGGAATTATTAGAGATGCTGGTTGACTCAGGAGCCGATATATCTAGCATTTCTTTGGAAGTAGGAAAAAAATTAGGGTTCGATCGATTTGAAAGTGAAGTGGTTGAAATGGCAGCAAGTGTGAATGGTACAGTAGAGTATGTGCTGCGCAATATAGAGATGATTATTGAAGAACATACATTTAA encodes:
- a CDS encoding retropepsin-like domain-containing protein; this encodes MEDSKKLLANAKIWLKENQNLLRKYKGQWIAYNGDVGIIAHNRNAAEVMEVANNTGAWHIIKYLNPYTYGGLRRLVPIHFRPLHKDVWEPNIVVSIRFKNNQELLEMLVDSGADISSISLEVGKKLGFDRFESEVVEMAASVNGTVEYVLRNIEMIIEEHTFKAPIAWLLNPECEDILLGREVVFDQFNIEFRQKDEVIIFKKRDDI
- a CDS encoding DUF1420 family protein, yielding MEAARFMMTAFLLMNLSLLFSTKLYAFPFIKMVLITQLTINFILICSLLYSTLPANFFKSYRIKCLQDKAYTFSLYRWMDTLSLPAESVVVPSLRAHLFINQNYVPYETRYFDSSPILSGKSTYYLFDTLSSTAGILIDSTSYKLATRNIFNQRTSKAFLYKVAD